From the genome of Gracilimonas sp., one region includes:
- a CDS encoding NUDIX pyrophosphatase, giving the protein MKKLIDVYPYKIKGGQPLFLIFKRSSDKIYGEQWRMVGGKVKDGEASWEGALRELKEETGLAPKKFWAIPSVNQFYEPNSDTVYSIPAFAAELAGDEEIQLDAEHSEFKWVSIEGIQPYISWPEQRRLMELTYDILTDQFLEILPEWIIDIS; this is encoded by the coding sequence ATGAAAAAGCTCATTGATGTTTATCCGTATAAGATAAAGGGGGGACAGCCTCTGTTTCTGATCTTTAAACGGTCTTCTGATAAGATCTATGGCGAACAATGGCGAATGGTGGGTGGTAAGGTAAAAGATGGAGAGGCTAGCTGGGAGGGGGCTCTTCGTGAACTCAAAGAAGAAACCGGACTAGCTCCAAAAAAATTCTGGGCCATCCCCTCAGTAAATCAATTTTATGAGCCCAATTCGGATACCGTTTATTCCATACCGGCATTTGCAGCAGAGCTGGCCGGAGATGAAGAAATCCAACTGGACGCAGAACATTCCGAGTTCAAATGGGTTAGTATTGAAGGCATTCAGCCCTACATAAGCTGGCCCGAACAACGCCGGCTTATGGAGCTAACCTATGATATTTTAACAGATCAATTCCTTGAAATACTTCCAGAGTGGATAATCGATATTTCTTAG
- the greA gene encoding transcription elongation factor GreA — protein MSKVQYLTQEGYDKLEAELKDLKTRGRREIANEIAEARAKGDLSENAEYDAAKEAQGHMEDRITKLEDALANSRVLDKSELDLSKVRVLTTVTILNKKMNKEMKYTLVSPNEADFAAGKISVDSPIGQALMGLEIGESVEVDVPAGKLELEVKNIEI, from the coding sequence ATGAGCAAAGTTCAATACCTCACACAAGAAGGTTATGATAAGTTGGAAGCGGAATTAAAGGACCTTAAAACCCGTGGAAGAAGAGAAATTGCGAACGAAATAGCTGAAGCGCGGGCAAAAGGAGATTTGAGTGAAAATGCTGAATATGATGCCGCTAAAGAAGCTCAGGGGCATATGGAAGACCGTATTACCAAGCTGGAAGATGCTTTGGCGAATTCCCGTGTACTTGATAAAAGTGAACTTGACCTTTCTAAGGTTCGGGTGTTAACGACGGTTACCATCTTGAATAAGAAGATGAATAAAGAGATGAAATATACGCTTGTATCTCCGAATGAAGCTGATTTTGCTGCAGGTAAAATCTCAGTTGATTCTCCTATAGGGCAAGCTCTGATGGGGCTGGAAATTGGTGAGTCTGTTGAAGTTGATGTTCCGGCTGGTAAGCTTGAGCTGGAAGTGAAAAACATCGAAATCTGA
- a CDS encoding TCR/Tet family MFS transporter, giving the protein MKQKRSAALIFIFITVLVDVIGLGIIIPVMPALIMELTGGGLSEASLYAGWITFTYATTQFLFAPVIGGLSDRFGRRPVLLLSLLGFGLDYILLGFAPTIVWLFIGRFLSGITGASYTTASAYIADISPPERRSQDFGLIGAAFGLGFIIGPSVGGILGEYGARIPFFAAAGLVLMNMLYGYFVLPESLSKENRRPFDWTRANPFGALKQIKQYPKIASLVGVFFLVYVANHATQSTWTYFTMEKFSWTEMTVGLSLGVVGLSVVAVQGGLIKVAIPKLGNNRTVYFGLMMYVIGFLGFAFATQGWMMFAIIVPFCIGGLATPALQGIISNEVPQNAQGELQGALTSLISFSAIFGPPMMTNLFGYFTSDIAPIYFPGAPFFLGAILVIAAIIWSTKSLGIKEKVVVSEEERSSI; this is encoded by the coding sequence ATGAAACAAAAGAGAAGCGCAGCGCTCATCTTCATTTTTATTACGGTTCTGGTGGATGTCATTGGCTTAGGTATCATCATTCCTGTGATGCCAGCACTGATTATGGAACTTACGGGTGGCGGACTTAGCGAGGCATCTTTATATGCAGGATGGATAACCTTTACCTATGCAACTACCCAGTTTTTATTTGCTCCGGTTATTGGAGGTTTAAGTGATAGATTTGGGCGCAGACCCGTGTTACTGCTTTCTCTTTTAGGCTTTGGATTAGATTACATTCTTCTGGGTTTTGCACCAACAATCGTTTGGCTGTTTATTGGCCGATTTCTTTCGGGTATTACTGGTGCAAGCTACACAACAGCCAGTGCCTATATTGCTGATATCAGTCCGCCGGAGCGAAGATCACAGGACTTTGGATTGATTGGTGCTGCTTTTGGGCTCGGTTTTATAATTGGTCCATCAGTCGGGGGAATTTTAGGAGAATATGGGGCCAGAATTCCTTTCTTTGCGGCGGCTGGATTGGTTTTAATGAACATGCTCTATGGATATTTTGTACTTCCAGAGTCTCTTTCCAAAGAAAACAGGCGGCCTTTTGACTGGACTCGCGCAAATCCTTTCGGAGCTTTAAAACAGATTAAACAATATCCCAAAATCGCCAGTTTAGTGGGGGTATTCTTTTTGGTCTATGTAGCAAATCATGCCACACAAAGTACCTGGACCTATTTTACCATGGAGAAGTTCAGCTGGACAGAAATGACCGTTGGCTTATCTTTAGGTGTGGTAGGCTTATCAGTTGTAGCTGTGCAAGGTGGACTTATCAAAGTTGCTATTCCTAAGCTTGGGAATAACCGAACCGTATATTTTGGTTTGATGATGTACGTGATTGGGTTTTTAGGTTTTGCTTTCGCTACTCAGGGCTGGATGATGTTTGCCATAATAGTACCATTTTGTATTGGTGGGCTTGCTACTCCGGCTTTGCAGGGTATCATCTCGAATGAGGTGCCCCAAAATGCTCAGGGCGAGCTACAGGGAGCCCTTACAAGCCTGATAAGCTTCTCAGCTATATTTGGTCCACCGATGATGACTAACCTGTTTGGCTATTTTACTTCAGATATTGCTCCCATTTATTTTCCTGGTGCGCCTTTTTTCCTTGGCGCGATTTTAGTAATAGCAGCTATTATTTGGTCAACTAAATCGTTGGGGATTAAGGAAAAAGTGGTGGTTTCTGAAGAGGAGCGGTCAAGCATATAA
- a CDS encoding RNA methyltransferase has product MESSVLNKLTTKEILEENLARTAPEKLRSLKVLVHNIRSLHNVGSIFRSADAFGISEVILSGYSPTPPRPEINKTAIGAEEFVNWSYVENGVDATNNLKEQGYYILGLEQTSGSISLPDLDLTSVNKICIVLGNEVTGIDEELLPLVDQFVAIPQYGQKHSLNVSVAAGVVLYAMLEKLW; this is encoded by the coding sequence ATGGAAAGTTCAGTTTTGAATAAACTCACCACAAAAGAAATACTTGAAGAAAACCTGGCGCGTACCGCTCCTGAAAAGCTGAGAAGCCTAAAAGTGCTGGTTCATAATATTAGAAGCCTTCACAATGTAGGCTCTATATTTCGCTCTGCCGATGCCTTTGGCATATCAGAAGTTATTTTATCTGGTTATTCTCCTACTCCACCACGACCAGAAATTAATAAGACAGCCATCGGTGCTGAAGAATTTGTGAATTGGTCGTATGTAGAAAATGGAGTCGATGCCACTAACAATTTAAAAGAACAAGGGTATTATATTCTTGGCCTGGAACAAACATCGGGCAGTATTTCTTTGCCTGATCTAGATCTGACATCAGTCAATAAAATCTGTATAGTATTGGGTAATGAAGTAACAGGAATTGATGAAGAGCTTCTTCCACTTGTTGACCAATTTGTAGCAATTCCTCAATATGGCCAAAAACACTCTTTGAATGTATCAGTAGCCGCTGGGGTAGTTTTGTATGCTATGTTAGAGAAGTTGTGGTGA
- a CDS encoding uracil-DNA glycosylase, whose translation MNDPKRFIERAAEFLKQQREMYGDFSVKLDTDSETRNPQIKEPATGFISKPTDNKQSDKAQAKAENVTEKKSTAERIQDCATLEELMELCKEAEELKTDLDGTNLVFGVGNPSADLMIVGEAPGYNEDQQGEPFVGQAGQLLDKIMGAINFKRSEIYIANILKHRPPDNRDPKPEERQRSLPYLLRQIELIDPKLILCVGRISATTLLDKETSLGNLRNTFHEFHGRELIVTYHPAALLYNQKYKRPTWEDVQLLRKRYDELGGKP comes from the coding sequence ATGAACGATCCCAAAAGATTTATAGAACGAGCCGCTGAATTTTTGAAACAGCAACGGGAAATGTATGGAGATTTTTCAGTGAAGCTGGATACAGATTCTGAAACAAGAAATCCACAGATAAAAGAACCCGCTACAGGTTTTATCTCCAAACCGACAGATAATAAACAATCTGACAAGGCTCAGGCTAAAGCTGAAAACGTAACAGAAAAAAAGTCAACGGCAGAGCGTATACAAGATTGCGCCACCCTTGAAGAACTCATGGAGTTGTGTAAAGAAGCAGAAGAGTTAAAAACGGATCTAGATGGTACTAACCTGGTATTTGGTGTAGGAAATCCTAGCGCAGATTTGATGATAGTTGGAGAAGCTCCGGGGTACAATGAGGATCAACAGGGTGAACCTTTTGTAGGGCAAGCGGGGCAACTGTTAGACAAAATTATGGGGGCTATCAATTTCAAAAGATCTGAAATCTACATCGCCAACATTTTAAAACATCGTCCTCCAGATAACCGTGACCCTAAACCGGAAGAACGCCAGCGAAGCCTTCCTTATCTTCTGCGCCAGATCGAACTAATAGACCCTAAACTGATTCTTTGCGTTGGCAGAATTTCAGCTACAACCTTGCTGGACAAAGAAACGTCTTTGGGTAATCTCAGAAACACGTTTCATGAATTTCACGGCAGGGAATTAATAGTTACCTATCACCCTGCGGCTTTACTTTATAATCAAAAGTATAAACGCCCCACTTGGGAAGATGTACAATTGCTGAGAAAAAGATATGACGAACTGGGCGGAAAACCCTGA
- a CDS encoding response regulator, which yields MSVKSVILYVDDEHINLLLFGRLMSKHFEVLTAASAMEGLQMLDENPEVKVVITDLRMPKMDGLEFIKEAKKKFDDRPYIILSGFEKSDAVKDAIRQGLVEEYIQKPYSSEVVADRIKETIST from the coding sequence ATGTCGGTAAAATCAGTAATTCTTTATGTAGATGATGAACACATCAATCTGCTTTTATTTGGCAGATTAATGAGTAAGCACTTCGAGGTTTTAACTGCTGCTTCTGCTATGGAAGGTTTACAAATGCTTGATGAAAATCCTGAAGTCAAAGTTGTTATCACTGATTTGCGAATGCCAAAAATGGATGGTCTTGAGTTCATAAAAGAAGCAAAGAAAAAATTTGATGATAGGCCGTACATTATTCTTTCAGGATTTGAAAAAAGTGACGCAGTCAAAGATGCCATCAGGCAGGGATTGGTTGAAGAATATATCCAAAAACCCTACAGTTCTGAAGTTGTGGCAGACCGAATTAAAGAAACCATCTCAACTTAA
- a CDS encoding ATP-binding protein produces the protein MKYYKYFILRFVPICFILFAPFISVAQFYPAKTYSIVDGLPSNAIYDVTQADNSVMWFLTSKGVTTYDTHNWYVFPDSLQLPTYLSSKIEKSSDGLIWVAGKNDTEFVIKVFDSESWRTIPFPDFWSEKQPTFTFEVLTNDGQHQIVLAGTRAVYLYSTKDGKWENLPFPENESSEINSTVNIDEEVFINTQSGQFTVQDGQIVRSEYDSFFNRYQDILTIAKKDSTVYVLGFNWLAKIQNSQFEILSENPGIHTRSAYNRHSLIIDQRDRIFYSSNSRVMQYDRESGQSIPLEVNGRTNNIFSNKLYLDKENNIWSVDNRGLFKFNILNFKSYNRDSGLAENEVSAIFEASDGTLYIANPSNLNVFRNGEITDQYSLEADNETQVRVLQMAERNDGSVYLAAGDAGLYHLKNGILIPVFTSSSFPMVTSVLEAGGTIYFSDSRHVYKLSENNVPIKINEKPYHYIRNIVELGDGRVGFLSAIEGLYLFEKGTVTSYNSGLLNYNNIYDATSWNGQIILGTSAGLATLENNQIVPFQINDFEDVVFSLLVDHNNQLWIGTFNGVFRWDGETIKHFSVAQGLIGNEINRNALIQDKAGDIWIGTELGVSAYDESEDRSADKVPDLYFTSITSEDSQDIKSEVRPSLPADLSSLIFKFRAISFLHNDKIFYRYRLSGLEKDWNFSTNFSNPAVTYRNLDSGDYTFEIQARNEVSAWSGSSTFSFTIEKPFYETWWFILMVLLAVLVISYLALRLRYIYLIAKQKKLKELIDERTRSITEKNLQIKSKNEELTQVNTELHKKTDSLNEALKKLETAQVKLIQKEKMAALGVLTAGVAHEINNPVNYIKSASEVISEMIEEEEDKLVIKEKDVFDEVFKSIEIGVERIVSIVRSLGSFSRTNEEDKGECDINKILDECLLILKSEFTGRVEIVKSYSNQKVSIQGNEGKLYQLFTNIILNAVQAIDGEGEVAIKTWNKEQNIYIEIKDNGKGFDDLIKEKLFDPFFTTKDPGKGTGLGLAIAYNIVEVHNGEIHFNSVPGSGTIVTIKFPADLG, from the coding sequence TTGAAGTATTATAAATATTTCATCCTACGGTTTGTGCCCATTTGTTTTATACTGTTTGCTCCGTTCATCTCGGTTGCACAGTTCTATCCGGCAAAAACCTATTCAATCGTAGACGGTTTGCCGTCTAACGCCATTTACGACGTTACGCAAGCTGACAATAGCGTAATGTGGTTTTTGACTTCAAAAGGTGTTACTACTTACGATACACACAATTGGTATGTATTTCCGGATAGTTTACAATTGCCGACTTATCTGAGTTCTAAGATAGAAAAAAGTAGTGATGGGCTGATTTGGGTAGCGGGGAAAAATGATACCGAGTTCGTAATTAAGGTTTTTGATTCAGAGAGCTGGAGAACCATTCCCTTTCCGGATTTTTGGAGTGAAAAACAGCCTACTTTCACTTTTGAGGTCTTAACAAATGATGGACAACATCAGATTGTATTAGCTGGAACACGCGCTGTATATCTATACTCGACAAAAGATGGAAAATGGGAAAATCTTCCGTTTCCTGAAAATGAATCATCCGAGATTAACTCAACAGTCAATATTGACGAAGAGGTATTTATAAATACGCAATCAGGTCAGTTTACGGTACAAGATGGTCAGATTGTAAGAAGTGAATACGACTCTTTTTTCAACAGGTATCAGGATATTCTGACCATCGCCAAAAAGGATAGTACTGTTTATGTTTTAGGATTCAACTGGCTGGCAAAAATTCAAAATAGCCAGTTTGAAATTCTGTCTGAAAATCCTGGAATCCATACCAGGTCGGCTTATAACCGCCACTCTTTAATAATTGACCAAAGAGATCGAATATTTTACAGCAGTAACTCCCGGGTAATGCAGTACGACAGAGAAAGCGGACAAAGTATACCGCTTGAAGTAAATGGACGAACCAATAACATCTTCTCTAACAAACTGTATCTGGACAAAGAAAATAATATATGGTCGGTCGACAACAGGGGGCTTTTTAAGTTTAACATTCTCAATTTTAAGAGTTATAACAGAGACTCGGGGCTCGCTGAAAACGAAGTAAGTGCAATTTTTGAAGCTTCTGACGGGACATTATATATTGCAAACCCTTCCAATTTGAATGTATTCAGGAATGGGGAAATAACGGACCAATATTCTTTAGAAGCTGATAATGAGACTCAGGTAAGGGTTTTACAAATGGCTGAAAGGAATGATGGGTCTGTGTATTTGGCAGCAGGTGATGCTGGATTATATCATTTAAAAAATGGAATACTTATACCCGTTTTTACGTCTTCTTCCTTCCCAATGGTTACCAGTGTTTTAGAAGCTGGCGGTACAATTTATTTCTCTGATTCGAGGCATGTATATAAGCTTTCTGAGAATAACGTACCTATAAAAATAAACGAAAAGCCATATCACTATATCAGAAATATTGTAGAACTTGGAGATGGAAGAGTAGGGTTTTTAAGTGCTATAGAGGGTTTATATCTGTTTGAGAAAGGCACAGTGACTAGCTACAACTCAGGTCTTTTGAACTATAATAATATCTATGATGCGACAAGTTGGAATGGGCAGATCATTTTGGGCACATCTGCTGGATTAGCCACTTTGGAAAACAATCAAATAGTACCTTTTCAGATAAATGATTTTGAAGATGTTGTTTTCTCTCTTTTGGTCGATCACAATAATCAGCTTTGGATTGGAACGTTTAATGGTGTTTTCAGATGGGACGGGGAGACTATAAAGCATTTTTCTGTAGCTCAGGGACTTATAGGAAATGAAATAAACAGAAATGCATTAATACAGGATAAAGCTGGTGATATCTGGATAGGAACCGAGCTTGGTGTAAGTGCCTATGATGAAAGTGAAGATAGGTCGGCTGATAAAGTACCTGATCTTTATTTTACCTCAATCACATCCGAAGATAGTCAGGATATTAAATCAGAGGTTCGGCCATCTTTGCCAGCCGACCTTAGTTCGTTAATATTTAAATTCAGAGCAATCTCATTCCTGCATAACGACAAAATCTTTTACAGGTATCGGTTATCCGGACTGGAAAAAGACTGGAACTTCTCTACTAATTTCAGCAATCCAGCTGTTACGTACAGGAATCTGGATTCCGGTGATTATACATTTGAGATTCAGGCAAGAAATGAAGTAAGTGCATGGAGTGGCAGTAGTACATTCAGCTTTACCATAGAAAAACCCTTCTATGAAACCTGGTGGTTTATTTTAATGGTGTTATTAGCTGTATTGGTAATTTCATACCTGGCACTCAGGTTGAGATACATATATTTAATTGCTAAACAAAAGAAGCTGAAGGAACTTATAGATGAACGTACCAGGAGTATTACTGAGAAAAACCTTCAGATTAAATCAAAGAACGAAGAGTTGACTCAGGTTAATACCGAGTTGCACAAAAAAACGGACTCTCTTAATGAGGCACTAAAAAAATTAGAAACTGCCCAGGTTAAACTTATTCAAAAAGAGAAAATGGCAGCACTTGGAGTTCTGACTGCCGGAGTTGCTCACGAAATAAATAATCCGGTTAATTATATTAAATCAGCCTCTGAAGTGATCAGTGAGATGATTGAGGAGGAAGAAGACAAGCTTGTCATCAAAGAGAAAGATGTTTTCGATGAAGTATTCAAAAGCATTGAAATTGGAGTAGAAAGAATTGTATCGATTGTAAGAAGCCTGGGCTCCTTTAGCCGAACAAATGAAGAGGATAAAGGGGAGTGTGACATCAATAAAATACTTGATGAATGTCTGTTGATACTCAAAAGCGAGTTCACCGGAAGGGTCGAAATTGTTAAAAGTTATAGCAACCAAAAAGTTAGTATTCAAGGAAATGAAGGTAAATTATATCAGTTGTTTACGAATATTATTCTAAATGCTGTTCAGGCAATCGATGGTGAAGGAGAGGTTGCAATCAAGACTTGGAATAAAGAGCAGAACATTTATATTGAAATAAAGGATAATGGCAAAGGGTTTGATGATTTGATTAAAGAAAAATTATTTGATCCATTTTTTACAACCAAAGATCCGGGAAAGGGAACCGGATTAGGTTTAGCTATAGCCTATAATATCGTGGAAGTACACAACGGAGAAATCCATTTTAATTCAGTTCCGGGTTCTGGTACGATTGTTACAATTAAATTTCCTGCAGATTTGGGTTAA
- a CDS encoding GNAT family protein, whose product MISTLKTERLVLRSFKDSDLDNVFKGLSNPDIIKYYGISFDTKESAKEQMKWFANHEKNETGKWWAICLKGSGTFIGAGGLNDIEREHNKAEFGFWLLPEYWGNAFMGEAIPAILNFGFQELNLHRIVGYVESHNTNCKKALDKLDFTFEGTMRNAELKNDTYIDIEIYSKLSTD is encoded by the coding sequence ATGATATCAACCCTTAAAACTGAGCGACTTGTATTGCGCTCCTTTAAAGACAGCGACCTTGATAATGTATTTAAGGGACTATCAAATCCGGACATCATCAAATATTACGGTATAAGCTTTGATACTAAAGAGTCAGCTAAAGAACAGATGAAATGGTTCGCTAATCATGAAAAAAATGAAACCGGCAAATGGTGGGCTATTTGTTTAAAGGGATCAGGCACTTTTATTGGTGCTGGTGGATTAAATGATATCGAACGTGAGCATAATAAAGCTGAATTTGGATTTTGGCTTCTTCCCGAATATTGGGGTAATGCTTTTATGGGTGAGGCAATACCTGCCATTCTTAATTTCGGATTTCAGGAATTAAACCTGCACCGTATCGTGGGGTATGTGGAAAGCCATAACACTAACTGCAAAAAAGCTCTGGATAAACTCGACTTTACTTTTGAAGGAACTATGAGGAATGCAGAGCTCAAAAATGACACCTATATCGACATCGAAATCTATTCTAAGCTCAGTACAGATTAA
- the dnaB gene encoding replicative DNA helicase has translation MAKKNGSYGNNYKNDDKVLEQGGRVPPQAVEVEEAVLGAMLIEHGAATIALQMLKPTDFYKTANRHIFETLSNLYERDNPLDLLTVETELKDNNLLDACGGPTYLSDLTRSVSSSANIEYHSQIIIEKAIKRNLILASNDVIKDAYDTTSDAYDVLDTAEQRIFDLSNQKSRSSAVPVEKLLKDTLSYLEDLRGKDYGITGVPSGLAVDDMTAGWQNGDLIIIAARPSMGKTAFVLTAARNAAMHPDENLRTPIALFSLEMSNQSLVQRLLTMEARVRADEARKGTLKDEDFRKLIDAASRLFSAEIFIDDTPGISLMELRTKCRRLKSEKGIGLIVVDYLQLMQSNAKDIGSREQEIASISRGLKGLAKELDVPVIALSQLSRAVEQRGGDKRPQLSDLRESGSIEQDADIVMFLYRPEYYGITTTAEGQSTAGIAEVIIGKQRNGPVGSKMMYFVKDYARFENLTSAEKNDPFLGDGSGNNGGNGNDGPPPLPHNPAPDEDAPF, from the coding sequence ATGGCAAAAAAGAACGGATCTTACGGTAATAATTATAAGAATGATGATAAAGTTCTGGAGCAAGGAGGACGTGTTCCCCCTCAAGCCGTAGAAGTTGAAGAAGCTGTTTTGGGTGCCATGTTGATTGAACACGGAGCGGCTACTATTGCCCTGCAGATGCTAAAGCCTACCGATTTCTACAAGACTGCCAACCGCCATATTTTTGAGACTCTGTCCAACTTATATGAACGTGATAATCCGCTGGATCTCCTTACCGTTGAAACAGAATTAAAGGATAACAATCTGCTGGATGCATGTGGAGGTCCTACCTATTTATCTGACCTGACACGCTCCGTCAGTTCTTCAGCAAACATTGAGTATCACTCTCAAATCATCATCGAAAAAGCTATCAAGCGGAATCTGATTCTCGCCAGCAATGATGTCATCAAAGATGCTTATGATACCACCAGCGATGCCTACGATGTGTTAGATACTGCCGAACAGCGTATTTTTGATCTTTCAAACCAGAAAAGCCGAAGCTCTGCCGTTCCTGTTGAAAAGCTTTTGAAAGATACTCTTTCCTATCTGGAAGATCTTCGGGGCAAAGACTACGGTATTACAGGTGTACCTTCCGGACTAGCCGTTGACGACATGACTGCTGGTTGGCAAAACGGTGATTTGATTATTATTGCAGCTCGGCCATCTATGGGTAAAACGGCTTTTGTATTAACTGCTGCCCGTAATGCAGCTATGCATCCCGATGAAAATCTCCGAACTCCCATTGCTCTTTTTAGTCTGGAGATGTCGAATCAGTCTTTAGTGCAACGTTTACTAACTATGGAAGCCCGTGTTCGTGCAGATGAAGCACGTAAAGGAACCTTAAAGGATGAAGACTTCCGCAAACTGATTGATGCAGCGAGCCGGTTATTCAGTGCTGAGATTTTTATTGATGATACACCGGGCATCAGCCTGATGGAATTGAGAACCAAATGCCGGCGACTGAAGAGTGAAAAAGGAATTGGGTTGATTGTAGTCGATTACCTTCAGCTGATGCAGTCTAACGCAAAAGATATTGGAAGCCGTGAACAGGAAATCGCATCTATTTCCCGTGGATTAAAAGGACTAGCCAAAGAGCTTGATGTTCCGGTCATTGCCCTGTCACAGCTTTCACGTGCGGTTGAGCAGCGCGGAGGTGACAAACGCCCACAACTTAGTGACCTTCGTGAGTCTGGATCTATTGAGCAGGATGCCGATATCGTTATGTTCCTATATCGTCCAGAGTATTACGGAATTACGACCACTGCTGAAGGCCAATCCACGGCTGGTATAGCTGAAGTGATTATAGGAAAGCAACGTAACGGTCCTGTTGGAAGTAAAATGATGTACTTCGTGAAGGATTATGCTCGTTTCGAAAACCTCACGTCTGCCGAGAAGAATGACCCTTTTCTTGGTGATGGTAGTGGAAATAATGGAGGTAACGGAAACGACGGTCCTCCACCCTTACCACATAATCCTGCTCCAGATGAGGACGCTCCTTTTTAA
- a CDS encoding DUF3524 domain-containing protein yields the protein MNILAVEPFYSGSHKAFLKGLEKHSSHNIIPIKLNYKGWKWRMHGDSVSLAEMTKKVDEDIDLLLTSSMTNLPAFMALTNPRFAHTPVIMYMHDNQFTRPIPEGETRDLTYCYINYLSMLVADKLLFSSQFHLNDLMEALPKFLDKFPDANQYNTVERIEKKSIVMHPGLDLSSFDKQPDTRSQNENPVIVWNQRWQFDRNPAMFFRVLNRLNDIDLKFDLILAGDTQHEKPEEFEKAWQRFGQQITHFGYVDDKENYSKLLHSGDIVVSTASYEFFCVAIMEAIYCGCHPLVPNSLHYPELIPKSLHDPLLHAPVLYETEDDLFHHMKELLTGKTKSLPKNSLQNINRHLDWSKRIKDFDKLFDGVIN from the coding sequence ATGAACATTCTGGCGGTAGAACCATTTTACAGCGGCTCTCATAAGGCTTTTCTTAAAGGACTTGAAAAGCATTCAAGCCATAATATTATCCCTATCAAACTAAATTATAAGGGATGGAAATGGCGCATGCATGGAGATTCGGTTTCATTGGCTGAAATGACAAAAAAGGTTGATGAAGACATTGACCTGTTGCTCACGAGCAGCATGACTAATTTACCTGCTTTTATGGCTCTCACAAATCCAAGATTTGCTCATACGCCGGTGATTATGTACATGCATGACAATCAGTTTACCCGTCCGATACCGGAAGGAGAAACCCGGGATTTAACGTATTGTTATATCAACTATTTAAGCATGTTGGTGGCTGATAAGCTGCTTTTTTCCTCTCAGTTTCACCTGAATGATTTAATGGAAGCACTGCCAAAATTTTTGGATAAATTTCCTGATGCCAATCAATATAATACTGTAGAAAGGATTGAAAAAAAGAGCATTGTAATGCACCCGGGACTGGATCTTTCCAGTTTTGACAAGCAACCGGATACCCGGTCTCAAAATGAAAATCCGGTTATTGTTTGGAACCAGCGCTGGCAGTTTGACCGGAATCCAGCTATGTTTTTCCGAGTGTTAAACAGGCTCAATGATATAGACCTGAAATTTGACCTGATTCTGGCTGGTGACACACAGCATGAAAAGCCCGAAGAGTTTGAAAAAGCCTGGCAGCGATTCGGGCAGCAAATCACCCACTTTGGGTATGTGGATGACAAAGAAAACTACAGTAAACTACTTCATTCTGGTGACATTGTTGTGTCTACAGCTAGCTATGAGTTCTTCTGCGTTGCCATTATGGAAGCGATATATTGTGGATGTCATCCATTGGTGCCCAACAGTTTACATTATCCTGAACTTATTCCAAAAAGTCTGCATGATCCGCTTTTGCATGCTCCGGTTCTATATGAAACGGAAGATGATCTTTTTCATCATATGAAGGAACTGCTGACCGGTAAAACCAAATCTCTCCCGAAAAATTCACTTCAAAACATCAACCGACATCTGGATTGGTCGAAGCGGATTAAAGATTTCGATAAGCTCTTTGATGGAGTAATAAATTAA